In a single window of the Platichthys flesus chromosome 5, fPlaFle2.1, whole genome shotgun sequence genome:
- the LOC133954458 gene encoding deleted in malignant brain tumors 1 protein-like: protein MWSMMEMPGGVLLLLILQFVTWNTSVICMEPSSAATSGPSSQSVQFRCGNTVCPKGMDCISNNGVTSCADPCERYTELHHDWRSTDNNINLNPRCDRDVNWQGWYRLFLNQTSANVAERCVQTNRCGTHAPLWITEPHPTQPGVIVNRTVCSHWSSSCCYFSSHTINVKLCKGNYYVYKLVKPSACHLAYCAEVNRTDVAAPLTTPGPGQQGTSQTAAVHHTTNSPTRPDPGSQTFTSAAPTSDTPGTTAVEGQVHLANGGNSSCSGRVEIFLRGQWGTVCDDHWDLVDAQVVCRQLGCGRVLSAPQRARFGQGSGPIWLDDVVCSGSESKLTECRHPGIGSHNCGHYEDAGVVCEVQPGPNSTVSPTTPDPGSQVLTSGTPGTTAVDNSTGDEGQVRLANGGYSSCSGRVEIFLRGQWGTVCDDHWDLVDAQVVCRQLGCGRVLSAPQSARFGQGSGPIWLDDVVCSGSESKLTECWHPGIGSHNCGHNEDAGVVCEVQPGPNSTVSPTTPDPGSQVLTSGTPGTTAVDNSTGVEGQVRLANGGYSSCSGRVEIFLLGQWGTVCDDHWDLVDAQVVCRQLGCGRVLSAPQSARFGQGSGPIWLDDVVCSGSESKLTECPHPGIGSHNCGHYEDAGVVCEVQPGPNSTVSPTTPNPGSQVLTSGTPGTTAVDNSTGDEGQVRLANGGNSSCSGRVEIFLRGQWGTVCDDQWDLVDAQVVCRQLGCGRVLSAPQSARFGQGSGPIWLDDVVCSGSESKLTECRHRGIGSHDCGHNEDAGVVCEVQRPPLQPPQLICGRDEIQIGLNMAAITSMGLNPLSGNLAVPNCSWVRMHNDVVWYEVDAQAGACGNTLRTNRTHAIYSNVLFLYRGNVSFSRPVSLPFSCAYPLDTDTSMNVAIRPVLPFAVGLSGLGSKARASMSLFHTSNFTQPYPSGLITLPVGSPLHVGVSVLVRDPSFVVVLENCYASDSSNPNDTARYFFIQNKCPTDRQQVEVIESGSSQQARFSAVLFLIHGEYSDMYLHCSLSLCDRRSSRCAPSCRRRTSRSVSSSAPLKPLTIGPITWDKSPE, encoded by the exons ATGTGGTCCATGATGGAGATGCCTGGGGGTGTGCTGTTGCTCCTAATTTTGCAGTTTGTTACATGGAACACCTCAG tgatATGTATGGAGCCTTCCTCCGCCGCCACATCTGGGCCCTCTTCTCAATCTGTCCAGTTCAGGTGTGGAAACACTGTTTGTCCTAAGGGCATGGACTGCATCAGTAATAATGGGGTCACCAGCTGCGCTGACCCATGTGAGCGCTACACTGAGCTGCACCATGACTGGCGGTCAACAGATAACAACATAAATCTGAACCCACGTTGTGACAGAGATGTTAACTGGCAAGGCTGGTATCGTCTGTTCCTAAATCAAACCAGTGCCAACGTTGCTGAGAGGTGTGTTCAGACAAACAGGTGTGGAACACACGCTCCCCTATGGATTACAGAGCCTCATCCTACACAGCCAGGAGTGATTGTTAATCGGACTGTTTGTAGTCACTggagctccagctgctgctatTTTAGTTCACACACCATCAACGTCAAACTCTGCAAAGGAAACTACTACGTCTATAAACTGGTGAAGCCGAGCGCATGCCATCTTGCTTACTGTGCAG AGGTGAACAGAACAGACGTTGCAGCTCCTTTGACCACTCCTGGTCCAGGACAGCAAGGCACctctcaaacagcagcagtgcacCACACCACAAATTCACCAACCAGACCGGATCCAGGATCTCAGACCTTCACCTCTGCTGCACCCACATCTGACACCCCTGGAACAACAGCAGTCGAGGGACAGGTCCACCTGGCCAATGGAGGAAACAGCTCCTGCTCTGGCAGAGTAGAGATCTTCCTCCGTGGACAGTGGGGGACGGTGTGTGATGACCACTGGGACCTGGTTGATgctcaggtggtgtgcagacagctgGGTTGTGGCAGGGTCCTGTCAGCACCACAACGTGCACGTTTTGGACAGGGCAGTGGACCCATCTGGTTGGACGATGTTGTTTGCTCCGGCAGCGAATCCAAGCTGACTGAGTGCCGGCACCCAGGGATTGGATCTCACAACTGTGGTCACTATGAGGATGCTGGTGTCGTCTGTGAAG TTCAACCAGGACCAAACTCCACAGTTTCACCAACCACACCTGATCCAGGATCTCAGGTGCTCACATCTGGCACCCCTGGAACAACAGCTGTGGACAACAGCACAGGAGACGAGGGACAGGTCCGCTTGGCCAATGGAGGATACAGCTCCTGCTCTGGCAGAGTAGAGATCTTCCTCCGTGGACAGTGGGGGACAGTGTGTGATGACCACTGGGACCTGGTTGATgctcaggtggtgtgcagacagctgGGTTGTGGCAGGGTCCTGTCAGCACCACAAAGTGCACGGTTTGGACAGGGCAGTGGACCCATCTGGTTGGACGACGTTGTTTGCTCCGGCAGCGAATCAAAGCTGACAGAGTGCTGGCACCCAGGGATTGGATCTCACAACTGTGGTCACAATGAGGATGCTGGTGTCGTCTGTGAAG TTCAACCAGGACCAAACTCCACAGTTTCACCAACCACACCTGATCCAGGATCTCAGGTGCTCACATCTGGCACCCCTGGAACAACAGCTGTGGACAACAGCACAGGAGTCGAGGGACAGGTCCGCTTGGCCAATGGAGGATACAGCTCCTGCTCTGGCAGAGTAGAGATCTTCCTCCTTGGACAGTGGGGGACGGTGTGTGATGACCACTGGGACCTGGTTGATgctcaggtggtgtgcagacagctAGGTTGTGGCAGGGTCCTGTCAGCACCACAAAGTGCACGGTTTGGACAGGGCAGTGGACCCATCTGGTTGGACGATGTTGTTTGCTCCGGCAGCGAATCAAAGCTGACTGAGTGCCCGCACCCAGGGATTGGATCTCACAACTGTGGTCACTATGAGGATGCTGGTGTCGTCTGTGAAG TTCAACCAGGACCAAACTCCACAGTTTCACCAACCACACCTAATCCAGGATCTCAGGTGCTCACATCTGGCACCCCTGGAACAACAGCTGTGGACAACAGCACAGGAGACGAGGGACAGGTCCGCTTGGCCAATGGAGGAAACAGCTCCTGCTCCGGCAGAGTAGAGATCTTCCTCCGTGGACAGTGGGGGACGGTGTGTGATGACCAATGGGACCTGGTTGATGCTCAGGTTGTGTGCAGACAGCTGGGTTGTGGCAGGGTCCTGTCAGCACCACAAAGTGCACGGTTTGGACAGGGCAGTGGACCCATCTGGTTGGACGATGTTGTTTGCTCTGGCAGCGAATCAAAGCTAACCGAGTGCCGGCACCGAGGGATTGGATCTCACGACTGTGGTCACAATGAGGACGCTGGTGTTGTCTGTGAAG TCCAACGCCCTCCACTCCAGCCTCCTCAGCTCATTTGTGGACGTGATGAAATCCAAATAGGGCTAAATATGGCTGCCATAACTTCCATGGGTTTGAACCCACTCTCCGGAAACCTGGCAGTTCCAAACTGCTCCTGGGTCAGAATGCATAATGATGTAGTTTGGTACGAGGTGGACGCTCAGGCAGGTGCCTGTGGAAACACACTGAGG ACCAACCGTACACACGCCATCTACTCCAACGTTTTATTCCTCTACCGAGGAAATGTGTCCTTCTCACGTCCTGTGAGTCTTCCCTTCTCCTGTGCGTATCCTCTCGACACAGACACCAGCATGAATGTGGCAATCAGACCAGTGCTGCC GTTTGCAGTTGGCCTCTCAGGCTTAGGTAGCAAAGCTCGAGCCTCCATGTCTCTGTTCCACACCTCCAACTTCACTCAGCCTTATCCATCTGGCTTGATCACGCTCCCTGTGGGCTCACCTCTGCATGTGGGCGTCTCTGTATTAGTTAGAGACCCAAGCTTTGTAGTTGTCCTGGAGAACTGCTACGCCTCTGACTCATCAAACCCCAATGATACCGCACGATACTTTTTCATCCAGAACAA GTGCCCCACTGACCGACAGCAAGTGGAAGTGATCGAGAGCGGCTCATCCCAACAGGCTCGTTTCTCCGCCGTGTTGTTCCTGATCCACGGTGAATACAGTGACATGTAcctccactgcagcctcagCCTGTGTGACCGGAGGAGCTCCCGCTGTGCCCCA TCTTGCAGAAGAAGGACATCTCGCTCTGTTTCaagctctgctcctctga